One window of the Chitinophaga niabensis genome contains the following:
- a CDS encoding sigma-54-dependent Fis family transcriptional regulator gives MKTRSTTITPNTLLVSSPADTNAKGMGNRIRSLETERRILLELGNDITKVREKTDLISIFSSRIRELYPFSHAIVSLINPDGESYTPFLFDPEFSPIQNHPLYPQLVTGRFPMHEPFIREVMANGEPTTFLLEDVMDIPGSPIFLKVNYERGVRVIMMTPLKDMDRVIGFLHTYTKDPDGFSEEFRSIITGIAPQVSSAVANIIKYESISHNEAINKILLSLSKEMVKVRDRQNLLKVLSSGLKEIVPFSRSMITVMDEKEEYYKAYLIDDELQLKELTDSGDALNVATPAEDGIYDIASLYYKPLVFDMEACDLENSPRWFKLHYEAGAREMVLKILGGNGTSKFALMLFSAEKGTFGTEAVNIVNHISGQLFAAVSNISANEEILKRENEKSFLLDFSNDIAAVRSKADLADAVRKSLKKLNSLDGYAIRKINEDQVTSTTYIYDETQAEHNDELVQEMLTAKLPIDDGLQNRVLNSDIPLYFSVNTEINRGNKARYLKLWKKIGFKTVVGTPLRTGNINLGILWLGLEDINMPLLQGICAQISIAMHNIMANEEIIRREKEQTFLLEFSRDIAALRSKDDLQRAISNVLQNVLNIKLVMIRLIEEDGVSLIPYMYDETVFEEEVKPVFRKLATRTIDITEPLTVRVLQNDGPVIFNIAEEIKRADAGPVIQFWQNVGMKNAFGSPLRVGSTNIGTLWLLTDELNLTILKGICAQISIAISNIRANEKILAYKQKLENENDYLREQIKTIYNFSEIVGSGPQMQKVYRLMTQVAESASTVLLLGETGTGKELIARAIHNSSPRKNKLMVKVNCAALPAHLIESELFGHEKGAFTGAIDRRIGKFELANNSTLFLDEIGEMPLELQVKLLRVLQEREVERVGGKSTIKVDVRIIAATNRNLEAEVQAGRFRSDLYYRLNVFPIYLPSLRERLEDIEPLANSFIAKFSKNIGKKVSSISAKVLKQLRNYDWPGNVRELEHQIERGILLSEGEVLQEVHLPLRQQDEEGKGNSSSSGTLEQIERTYIIEVLKRCGGKISGAGGAAEILEVPGTTLHSKMRKLKITKADYFIK, from the coding sequence CAACACCCTCCTGGTTAGTTCCCCGGCGGATACAAACGCTAAAGGGATGGGTAATCGCATCAGGTCATTGGAAACGGAACGCCGTATCCTCCTGGAATTGGGAAACGACATCACAAAGGTCAGAGAGAAAACGGACCTGATCAGCATCTTTTCATCCAGGATCAGGGAGCTCTATCCTTTTTCGCATGCCATTGTTTCCCTTATCAACCCCGATGGAGAGTCATATACCCCCTTTCTGTTCGATCCTGAATTCTCTCCCATTCAAAATCATCCATTATATCCTCAGCTGGTAACCGGCCGCTTTCCGATGCATGAACCATTTATCCGGGAGGTAATGGCAAACGGCGAGCCTACCACTTTCTTATTAGAGGATGTAATGGACATCCCGGGAAGTCCCATATTTCTGAAAGTTAACTATGAACGGGGCGTAAGGGTCATCATGATGACACCCTTAAAAGATATGGACCGGGTGATCGGTTTCCTGCATACTTATACAAAAGATCCGGACGGTTTTTCAGAAGAATTCAGAAGCATCATTACCGGTATTGCTCCGCAGGTTTCCAGCGCAGTTGCCAATATCATCAAGTATGAGTCCATCAGCCATAATGAAGCCATCAACAAAATATTGCTATCGCTGAGCAAAGAAATGGTAAAGGTCAGGGACAGGCAGAACCTGCTGAAAGTACTCAGTTCCGGCCTGAAAGAGATCGTGCCTTTCTCCCGCAGCATGATCACCGTAATGGATGAAAAGGAAGAGTACTATAAAGCCTATCTGATCGATGATGAGCTGCAACTGAAGGAACTGACGGATTCCGGAGATGCATTGAATGTGGCAACTCCCGCAGAGGATGGTATCTACGATATCGCCTCCTTATATTACAAACCGCTGGTTTTTGATATGGAGGCATGCGACCTGGAGAATTCCCCGCGCTGGTTCAAGCTGCATTATGAAGCAGGTGCCCGGGAAATGGTCCTGAAGATACTGGGCGGGAATGGCACATCGAAATTTGCCCTGATGTTGTTTTCCGCTGAGAAGGGTACTTTTGGTACAGAGGCAGTGAACATCGTCAACCATATTTCCGGTCAGCTCTTTGCCGCCGTCAGCAATATTTCAGCCAACGAAGAAATACTGAAACGGGAAAATGAAAAATCATTCCTGCTCGATTTCAGCAACGATATTGCAGCGGTAAGAAGTAAAGCTGATCTCGCAGATGCCGTTCGTAAAAGTCTTAAGAAACTGAATTCGCTGGATGGCTATGCCATCCGCAAGATCAACGAAGACCAGGTCACCTCTACCACTTATATCTATGATGAAACGCAGGCGGAACACAATGATGAACTGGTGCAGGAAATGCTCACGGCCAAACTGCCCATAGACGATGGATTACAGAACAGGGTACTGAACAGTGACATCCCATTATACTTTAGTGTAAACACAGAGATCAACCGGGGCAATAAAGCCCGCTACCTGAAACTCTGGAAGAAAATAGGCTTCAAAACCGTTGTAGGTACCCCTCTTCGTACCGGCAATATAAACCTGGGCATCTTGTGGCTTGGCCTTGAAGATATTAACATGCCATTACTGCAAGGCATCTGCGCCCAGATCTCTATCGCCATGCACAACATTATGGCTAATGAAGAAATAATACGCCGCGAAAAAGAACAGACATTTCTGCTCGAATTCAGTCGTGATATTGCCGCACTCAGATCAAAAGATGATCTGCAAAGAGCCATTTCCAATGTTCTGCAAAATGTGTTGAATATAAAACTGGTCATGATCCGCCTCATTGAAGAAGACGGCGTTTCGCTCATCCCCTATATGTATGATGAAACGGTTTTTGAAGAAGAGGTGAAGCCTGTATTCAGAAAGCTTGCCACCAGGACCATTGATATTACCGAACCATTGACGGTAAGGGTACTTCAAAATGATGGACCGGTAATTTTCAATATCGCAGAAGAAATAAAAAGGGCTGATGCGGGGCCCGTTATTCAGTTCTGGCAAAACGTAGGGATGAAGAATGCATTCGGGTCGCCACTGCGGGTAGGATCTACCAATATCGGAACACTGTGGTTGTTGACGGATGAACTCAACCTCACCATCCTGAAAGGCATCTGTGCCCAGATCTCCATTGCCATTTCGAATATACGGGCCAATGAAAAGATCCTCGCTTATAAACAGAAACTGGAAAATGAAAACGATTACCTGAGAGAGCAGATCAAAACCATTTATAATTTTTCAGAGATCGTGGGCAGTGGCCCGCAAATGCAGAAGGTATACCGCCTGATGACACAGGTAGCCGAATCCGCTTCTACAGTATTGCTACTGGGCGAAACAGGCACCGGTAAAGAACTGATCGCACGTGCTATCCACAACTCCTCTCCCCGCAAGAACAAACTAATGGTAAAAGTGAACTGCGCCGCTTTACCTGCTCATCTGATCGAAAGCGAACTTTTCGGCCACGAAAAAGGTGCTTTTACAGGAGCGATAGACAGACGGATCGGGAAGTTTGAACTCGCCAATAACAGTACCCTCTTTTTAGATGAGATAGGTGAAATGCCCCTGGAGCTGCAGGTAAAATTATTACGCGTACTTCAGGAACGGGAAGTAGAAAGGGTTGGCGGAAAAAGTACCATTAAAGTAGATGTGCGCATTATTGCAGCCACCAACCGAAACCTGGAAGCGGAGGTACAGGCAGGGCGTTTCCGATCTGACCTATACTACCGGCTGAATGTTTTCCCTATTTATCTGCCCTCACTAAGAGAACGGCTGGAAGATATTGAACCGCTTGCTAATTCATTTATCGCCAAATTCAGTAAGAACATTGGCAAAAAAGTAAGCAGCATTTCCGCCAAAGTACTGAAGCAATTAAGGAACTACGACTGGCCTGGGAATGTACGTGAACTGGAACATCAGATTGAAAGAGGCATCCTGCTCAGTGAAGGAGAGGTTCTCCAGGAAGTTCATCTGCCACTCCGCCAACAGGATGAAGAGGGGAAAGGAAATTCATCTTCTTCCGGAACACTGGAGCAGATCGAGCGGACCTACATCATTGAAGTACTGAAACGATGTGGCGGGAAAATTTCCGGGGCCGGCGGGGCCGCGGAAATACTGGAAGTCCCGGGTACCACGCTGCATTCTAAAATGAGAAAACTGAAAATTACGAAAGCAGACTACTTTATAAAATAA